In one Sphingomonas hankookensis genomic region, the following are encoded:
- a CDS encoding MerR family transcriptional regulator produces MADLTIGRLAAATGVKVETIRYYERAGLIAPPARTGGNYRSYSTGDLDRLRFIRKTRDLGFTLEEIRAMLDLARQRDRSCDTIDAIASKHLADVDRKIADLRGLRRELSAIISNCAGGTVGDCRILEAFGDERLRDNAS; encoded by the coding sequence GTGGCCGACCTGACGATCGGACGACTGGCCGCCGCGACCGGTGTGAAGGTGGAGACGATTCGCTACTACGAGCGGGCGGGCCTGATCGCGCCGCCGGCCAGGACGGGCGGCAACTACCGCTCGTACTCAACGGGCGATCTCGACAGGCTGCGCTTCATCCGGAAGACGCGGGACCTAGGCTTCACGCTCGAGGAGATCAGGGCGATGCTGGACCTGGCGCGCCAACGGGACCGTTCGTGCGACACAATCGATGCCATCGCGTCGAAGCACCTGGCCGACGTGGATCGCAAGATCGCCGACCTGCGCGGCCTGCGACGCGAGCTCTCCGCCATCATCTCGAACTGCGCGGGTGGCACGGTGGGCGACTGCCGCATCCTGGAGGCGTTCGGCGACGAGAGACTTCGCGACAACGCAAGCTAG
- a CDS encoding cation transporter, translating into MACSSCASGKPDPNNSPSWRRALWIALAVNATMFVAEMAAGVAGGSKALQADALDFLGDAANYAISLGVAGMALAWRARAALLKGGTLALLGMYVFATTAWAVGHGGTPEAEVMGVVGVAALVANAAVAMMLYRYRTGDANMRSVWICSRNDAIGNVAVVLAAAGVFGTGTAWPDLLVAGTMATLGISGGVQIIRQARAELSRERRAQILQRGAA; encoded by the coding sequence ATGGCCTGCAGCAGCTGCGCGTCGGGGAAGCCCGACCCCAACAACAGCCCGTCGTGGCGCCGCGCGCTCTGGATCGCGCTCGCCGTGAACGCGACCATGTTCGTCGCCGAGATGGCGGCGGGCGTCGCGGGCGGCTCGAAGGCGCTGCAGGCGGACGCGCTCGACTTCCTGGGCGACGCCGCGAACTATGCGATCAGCCTCGGGGTCGCGGGCATGGCGCTCGCCTGGCGAGCCCGCGCGGCCCTGCTGAAGGGCGGCACACTGGCGCTGCTCGGCATGTACGTGTTCGCCACGACGGCCTGGGCGGTCGGGCACGGCGGCACGCCCGAGGCCGAGGTGATGGGCGTGGTCGGCGTGGCCGCCCTAGTCGCCAACGCCGCCGTCGCGATGATGCTCTACCGCTACCGGACGGGCGACGCGAACATGCGCTCCGTCTGGATCTGCTCGCGCAACGACGCCATCGGCAACGTCGCCGTCGTCCTCGCCGCCGCCGGCGTGTTCGGCACCGGCACTGCCTGGCCGGACCTGCTCGTCGCCGGGACCATGGCCACGCTCGGCATCTCGGGCGGCGTCCAGATCATCCGGCAGGCGCGCGCCGAGCTGAGCCGCGAGCGTCGCGCCCAGATCCTACAGAGGGGAGCAGCATGA
- a CDS encoding DUF3703 domain-containing protein produces MMTDLVKSRLRELVGLELERHDASAAIGDIGAAWWALERAHILSQPDLPLHLRVHWTLLGYAVRQRDLREVAGQTLRLALAPIGSLTGRIPVGNTGRSNVSAFQPMPIPADLRATIEAEPKP; encoded by the coding sequence ATGATGACGGACCTCGTCAAGTCGAGACTGCGCGAACTCGTCGGGCTTGAACTCGAGCGACACGACGCCTCGGCCGCCATCGGCGACATCGGCGCCGCCTGGTGGGCGCTGGAACGTGCCCACATCCTTTCGCAACCCGATCTTCCGCTGCACCTGCGGGTGCACTGGACCTTGCTCGGCTATGCCGTTCGCCAGCGCGACCTGCGCGAAGTCGCGGGCCAGACGCTGCGGCTGGCCCTGGCGCCGATCGGCTCGCTGACGGGTCGGATACCGGTCGGCAACACGGGCCGCTCCAACGTCAGCGCGTTCCAGCCCATGCCGATCCCCGCAGACCTGCGTGCCACGATCGAAGCGGAGCCGAAACCGTGA
- a CDS encoding TolC family protein has product MHRIIAAALAASVCASSAQAQTSPPAAAQDGLTLEQALDLAGANAPGIGAADAGVRAAEAQRRVAGQRPNPSVNVEVENVVGTGAYSGIRGAETTVGMSLPLELGGKRSARIAVADTQTARARLAVVTARADLRLRVTQAYNEAVASERRLLIARDQRRIATEGLRAANVRVRAGRASPLEEQRADVARINADTALAQAERAVTLARANLARLIVRDPGALDLGWFDRVAAGLGPRLPISPEGTLALAAAEAEVATANAQVRLARSQRVPDLTLSAGARRLEATNDVAAVFGVSVPIPLFNNGRAGVDAARAERDQAEALRRVALFDAQRAIATAETDLANAEANARAANGPALAAAQEAARIARIGYREGKFGQLDLLEAERTLAQTRSAAIDALAAYHDAEARLERLTARAPANTEVQP; this is encoded by the coding sequence ATGCATCGCATCATCGCGGCCGCGCTGGCCGCATCCGTCTGCGCATCGTCCGCGCAGGCGCAGACCAGTCCACCGGCAGCCGCGCAGGATGGGCTCACGCTTGAACAGGCGCTCGACCTCGCAGGCGCCAATGCGCCGGGGATCGGGGCAGCGGACGCCGGGGTCAGGGCCGCCGAGGCCCAGCGCCGCGTCGCCGGGCAGCGGCCCAACCCCTCGGTCAACGTGGAGGTCGAGAACGTCGTCGGCACGGGCGCATACAGCGGCATCCGCGGCGCCGAGACGACCGTCGGCATGTCGCTGCCGCTGGAGCTCGGCGGCAAGCGCTCCGCGCGGATCGCAGTGGCGGACACGCAGACCGCCCGTGCCCGACTGGCGGTGGTGACGGCCCGTGCCGATCTCAGGCTCCGCGTCACCCAGGCCTACAACGAGGCGGTGGCGTCCGAACGCCGGCTGCTGATCGCGCGCGACCAGCGGCGCATCGCCACCGAGGGACTGAGGGCGGCGAACGTGCGCGTCCGCGCCGGCCGGGCCTCCCCACTGGAGGAGCAGCGCGCCGACGTCGCTCGCATCAACGCGGACACCGCGCTCGCCCAGGCCGAGCGGGCGGTGACACTCGCGCGCGCCAACCTGGCACGGCTGATCGTGCGCGACCCCGGCGCCCTCGATCTCGGCTGGTTCGACAGGGTCGCCGCCGGCCTCGGCCCGCGGCTTCCCATCAGTCCGGAAGGGACGCTTGCCCTGGCCGCGGCGGAGGCGGAGGTCGCGACCGCCAATGCGCAGGTGCGGTTGGCGCGCAGCCAGCGGGTCCCGGACCTCACGCTGAGCGCAGGTGCCCGCCGGCTGGAGGCCACCAACGACGTGGCGGCGGTATTCGGCGTCAGCGTGCCGATCCCGTTGTTCAACAACGGCCGCGCCGGCGTCGACGCCGCCCGCGCAGAACGGGACCAGGCCGAGGCGCTGCGGCGGGTCGCGCTGTTCGACGCGCAGCGGGCGATCGCCACGGCGGAGACCGACCTCGCCAACGCGGAGGCGAACGCGCGAGCGGCAAACGGCCCGGCGCTCGCGGCGGCTCAGGAGGCCGCCCGCATCGCCCGCATCGGTTACCGCGAGGGCAAGTTCGGCCAGCTCGACCTGCTCGAGGCGGAGCGCACGCTCGCCCAGACCCGCTCGGCCGCCATCGACGCGCTCGCCGCCTATCACGACGCCGAGGCGCGCCTGGAGCGGCTCACCGCCCGCGCGCCAGCCAACACGGAAGTCCAGCCATGA